Genomic DNA from Bryobacter aggregatus MPL3:
AAGTTTGCCGCCCTGATCTTTGCTTGCCTCAGTCTGCAGGCCCAGGCTCCGCGGGCGCTTGCGCCAGAAAGCGTTGTACTGCGCATCGAGACGGCAGCGGCGCCTCTCGAAGTCACCCTCCAGCAACTCATGGAGATCTTCCGCGACCCCGGCTTCAGCATGGCCGTCATCGACAACTATCAGATTGCATGGGCGAAGGGATATGGCACGACCCAGGCTGGCGGCAAAGTTCCGGTCACCACGGAGACTCTCTTTCAGGCGGCTTCGATCAGCAAACCGGTGAGCGCCGCTGGAATTCTTGCTCTCGTCCAAAGCGGAAAGCTGCAACTGGATGAGGATGTCAATGTGAAGCTCAGAAGCTGGAAGGTGCCGGAGAACCAGTTTACCACCACCGAGAAAGTCACCCTGCGTCGAATCATGAGCCACAGTGCCGGGCTCAATGTCCATGGCTTTCCTGGTTATCCGGTAGGGGCGCCGCTCCCCACTTTGGTCCAGATCCTGAACGGAGAGAAGCCAGCCAATACGGCAGCGGTGCGCGTTGAAGCGGTTCCGGGAACGGCTTCGCGCTATTCAGGCGGTGGCGTCACCATCGAGACGCTGCTGATCGAAGAAGTTACCGGCAAATCCTTCCCTGTTTTCCTGCAAGAAAGTGTCTTCAACAAGCTGGGAATGCGCAACAGTAGTTTCGTCCAAGTGCTGCCCCCTGCCCTTGCCAGCCGTGCGGCCATCGCTACGCATGCGGACGGAAAACCGGTAGACGGCAACTGGCACCTGTATCCGGAACTGGCGCCCGATGGCCTCTGGACCACTCCCTCCGACCTTGCGAAATTTGCAATCGAAATTGCACTCTCCAAGCACGGCAAAGCAAATCGTATTCTGAGCCGCGCCCTAACGCTGGAGATGTTGAAACCGCAGATAGTGGCAGACGGCGGCGCTTCCGGCCTTGGTTGGGGACTGGGCGATGGCAAGAGTCCGGAACTCCTCCAACACAATGGTGCAAATAAAGGATTTGGATCGCAACTGATGATGTTGAGTGACTCGGGACAAGGGCTCGTGGCTATGGGGAACTCCGATGCGTTTTCTCCTGTCAGCCGCTTTGTGGCCTCCCATGTCGCGAACATGTACCACTGGAAGTGGCAGCCACCAGCCGGCGGGGCTGCGGATATTCTCATCGTAATCAGTGCACTGCGCGGACTGGATGCAGCCTTGGCGCACGAGAACAAACTGACGCGCAATGCCAGCACTCTGAATGCGCTGGGTTACTATCTGCTTGGTGGGAAGCGGCACGCCGAGGCAATTCGAGTCTTCGAGCGGAACATCGCCGCATTTCCGCAGGACTGGAACGGCTATGACAGTCTGGGAGAAGCCCATGCCGCCAGTGGCAACACGGCGCGGGCGATTGCGAATTATGAGAAGTCGCTCGAACTGAATCCGGCGAATGAAAATGGCCGCAAGGCCCTCAGGAAACTGCGGCCGAACTAAGCGCCAATCGGCAAGAAGCGGGACATGCCGACGCGCAGACCCCTCCAGCCCGACTGGTCATACCAGCCCTTCATCGTTGCAAGGATAACCATCGCGATTGTCAGTACGACGGTAACGAGGAGGGTATGCGGCAAGCTCAACGATTCCTTCCACATGTTGAACCAGCGTCCATAGACAAGCTCGATATGAACCCAATAGACGGGCAAGCTATGTTGCCCCAGGG
This window encodes:
- a CDS encoding serine hydrolase, coding for MKFAALIFACLSLQAQAPRALAPESVVLRIETAAAPLEVTLQQLMEIFRDPGFSMAVIDNYQIAWAKGYGTTQAGGKVPVTTETLFQAASISKPVSAAGILALVQSGKLQLDEDVNVKLRSWKVPENQFTTTEKVTLRRIMSHSAGLNVHGFPGYPVGAPLPTLVQILNGEKPANTAAVRVEAVPGTASRYSGGGVTIETLLIEEVTGKSFPVFLQESVFNKLGMRNSSFVQVLPPALASRAAIATHADGKPVDGNWHLYPELAPDGLWTTPSDLAKFAIEIALSKHGKANRILSRALTLEMLKPQIVADGGASGLGWGLGDGKSPELLQHNGANKGFGSQLMMLSDSGQGLVAMGNSDAFSPVSRFVASHVANMYHWKWQPPAGGAADILIVISALRGLDAALAHENKLTRNASTLNALGYYLLGGKRHAEAIRVFERNIAAFPQDWNGYDSLGEAHAASGNTARAIANYEKSLELNPANENGRKALRKLRPN